Proteins from a genomic interval of Desulfovibrio aminophilus DSM 12254:
- a CDS encoding pyridoxal-phosphate-dependent aminotransferase family protein produces MPHEDFADLTLFITGPTWLRPEVRRAGMLPEFGHRDSEGNKRFVPIFEHLRTLARVGEGWDVMLFNGSGSTALEAAIRSLVADGETVLNVSVGAFGDLFHKMAVLNGKKAVQLKFEPGRAIDLERMEQALVEHRPAVVTLTQNETSTGVCNDVETACALARKHGALPVVDGVSLFGGADARIPESNPAMYVTSPQKALGLHAGFGIAFVSAEALDKAARVRNRGHSSDILNQLNTARKSQTLTTPNCGLANQMAVQLDYIVNVEGVENRYRRHAVMRDMVQAWAARQSGFELFAQEGFRSPTLTTLRPPQGMSVADLKKIKEAVRARGYLFDPGYGKLNADLEAKGLRPVFRIGHMGDITPEMLTGYLAALGEILAAR; encoded by the coding sequence ATGCCGCACGAGGATTTCGCCGACCTGACCCTGTTCATCACCGGCCCCACCTGGCTGCGGCCCGAGGTGCGCCGGGCCGGGATGTTGCCGGAATTCGGCCACCGCGACAGCGAGGGCAACAAGCGTTTCGTCCCCATCTTCGAGCACCTGCGGACCCTCGCCCGGGTGGGCGAGGGCTGGGACGTGATGCTCTTCAACGGCTCGGGTTCCACGGCCTTGGAGGCTGCGATCCGGTCCCTGGTGGCCGACGGCGAGACCGTGCTGAACGTCTCGGTGGGAGCCTTCGGGGATCTGTTCCACAAGATGGCCGTGCTCAACGGCAAGAAGGCCGTGCAGCTCAAGTTCGAGCCGGGTCGGGCCATCGACCTGGAGCGCATGGAGCAGGCCCTCGTGGAGCACCGTCCGGCCGTGGTCACCCTGACCCAGAACGAAACCTCCACCGGCGTGTGCAACGACGTGGAGACGGCCTGCGCCCTGGCCCGCAAGCACGGAGCCTTGCCCGTGGTGGATGGGGTGAGCCTGTTCGGCGGGGCCGACGCGCGCATCCCGGAATCCAACCCGGCCATGTACGTGACCTCGCCCCAGAAGGCCCTGGGCCTGCACGCCGGATTCGGCATCGCCTTCGTCTCGGCCGAGGCCCTGGACAAGGCCGCGCGGGTCCGGAACCGGGGCCATTCCTCGGACATCCTCAACCAGCTGAACACGGCCCGCAAAAGCCAGACGCTGACCACGCCCAACTGCGGCCTGGCGAACCAGATGGCCGTGCAGCTGGACTACATCGTGAACGTCGAGGGCGTGGAAAACCGCTACCGGCGGCACGCGGTCATGCGCGACATGGTCCAGGCCTGGGCCGCCCGCCAGTCCGGCTTCGAACTCTTCGCCCAGGAGGGTTTCCGCTCGCCGACCCTGACGACCCTGCGGCCGCCCCAGGGCATGAGCGTCGCGGACTTGAAGAAGATCAAGGAAGCCGTGCGCGCCCGGGGCTACCTCTTCGACCCCGGTTACGGCAAGCTGAACGCCGACCTGGAGGCCAAGGGGCTGCGGCCCGTGTTCCGCATCGGCCACATGGGCGACATCACCCCGGAGATGCTGACCGGATACCTGGCCGCCCTGGGCGAAATTCTGGCCGCCCGCTGA
- a CDS encoding ABC transporter ATP-binding protein gives MRTAIQSRRLLVRLNGAGVTREGRVLLHDVHWRPAPGQHWAVLGANGAGKTTFLRLVRGELAPDDPGSRTYILGGEKQDTPIGLRQRVGIVSAALQDFYAVDESGITALDTVLTGFFDTPLLYEEPTPAMRAAALEALALMGAEHLAPRLLRGLSQGQARRVLLARALAPAPDILILDEFLDGLDRRARNRALEFVERAAGRAMLLCAAHRAEDLPGGLTHALILDHGEVLASGSAPEVLPLYGADAAPADPGRWRFTSSRPREKVLLRMCDVEVRLDGAPVLSDISWEVRGGENWAVLGPNGAGKSTLLRLVLALESPAAVNGPPGTVERFGLGEEEGVLAARARMALVSPALQATYAYDLTAEEVVWSGFRGSIGLWEEPDEDERARASEAMECLGLTALAGRRLRSLSYGQQRKVFLARALVAAPDLLLLDEPFSGLDAASRAEARSLLERLAEAGQRFLLVTHGPADMPRAVTHVLVLEEGRIVFSGTRAEYDARARETLD, from the coding sequence ATGCGCACCGCCATCCAATCCCGGCGTCTCCTGGTTCGTCTGAACGGCGCGGGGGTGACCCGCGAGGGCCGCGTCCTGCTCCATGACGTGCATTGGCGGCCCGCCCCGGGCCAGCACTGGGCCGTGCTCGGCGCCAACGGCGCGGGCAAGACCACGTTCCTGCGCCTCGTGCGCGGCGAGCTGGCTCCCGACGATCCGGGCTCCCGAACCTACATCCTGGGCGGCGAGAAACAGGATACGCCCATCGGGCTGCGTCAGCGGGTGGGGATCGTCTCCGCCGCGTTGCAGGATTTCTACGCCGTGGACGAGTCCGGGATCACGGCCCTGGACACAGTGCTCACGGGTTTCTTCGACACCCCGCTGCTCTACGAGGAACCTACCCCGGCCATGCGCGCCGCCGCCCTGGAGGCCCTGGCCCTCATGGGGGCCGAGCATCTGGCCCCCCGGCTCTTGCGGGGGCTGTCCCAGGGGCAGGCCCGGCGGGTGCTCCTGGCCAGGGCCCTGGCCCCGGCCCCGGATATTCTCATCCTGGACGAGTTTCTGGACGGCCTGGACCGCCGCGCGCGGAATCGGGCGTTGGAGTTCGTCGAGCGGGCCGCCGGGCGGGCCATGTTGCTCTGCGCCGCGCACCGGGCCGAGGATCTGCCGGGCGGCCTGACTCACGCCCTGATCCTGGACCACGGCGAGGTTCTGGCGTCGGGATCGGCCCCGGAGGTTCTGCCGCTGTATGGCGCGGACGCGGCCCCGGCGGACCCGGGCCGCTGGCGGTTCACGTCGTCCAGGCCACGGGAGAAGGTTCTGCTGCGTATGTGTGACGTCGAGGTCCGGCTCGACGGCGCGCCGGTGCTCTCGGACATCTCCTGGGAGGTGCGCGGGGGCGAGAACTGGGCCGTGCTGGGGCCCAACGGCGCGGGCAAGTCCACGCTTCTGCGCCTGGTGCTGGCCCTGGAGAGTCCCGCGGCGGTGAACGGCCCGCCGGGCACGGTGGAGCGCTTCGGCCTGGGGGAGGAGGAGGGCGTGCTGGCGGCCCGGGCGCGCATGGCCCTGGTCTCCCCGGCGCTCCAAGCCACCTACGCTTACGACCTCACGGCCGAGGAAGTGGTCTGGTCCGGGTTCCGGGGCAGCATAGGGCTCTGGGAGGAGCCGGACGAGGACGAGCGGGCGCGGGCCTCGGAGGCCATGGAATGTCTGGGGCTCACGGCCCTGGCCGGGCGGCGGCTGCGGAGCCTGTCCTACGGTCAGCAGCGCAAGGTTTTTCTGGCCCGGGCCCTGGTTGCCGCGCCGGACCTGCTTCTTCTGGACGAGCCCTTTTCCGGCCTGGACGCGGCCTCCCGCGCCGAGGCCCGCTCCCTGCTGGAACGTCTGGCCGAGGCCGGGCAGCGCTTTCTGCTCGTGACCCACGGCCCGGCGGACATGCCCCGGGCCGTGACCCACGTGCTCGTGCTGGAGGAGGGGCGGATCGTCTTCAGCGGGACGCGGGCGGAGTACGACGCCCGAGCACGAGAAACCCTGGATTGA
- a CDS encoding DUF362 domain-containing protein has protein sequence MPESVFLLRAPLPPGSPDETARRLLEALSFRPAPGSRVLLKPNLVAPRNARLSCTSPAVVRAVCAALLDLGLTITLADSPAFGSAAQVARAAGLDEAVRSLGLKVRSLRRPAPLRLSFGGSIGLSRDALEQDAILNLPRLKAHAQMRVTASVKNLFGCVTGCRKALAHARIGDTGDLFARLIAEVMLALPPVATILDAVVPMHRTGPIKGDPFPLGLLAASADPVALDTAVYGLLGLSPERVPLWAECRRRGLPGADPAHIVFPLEQPDAFDASGFLLPDPLEPIEFKPLRLIRGRLKSLLGR, from the coding sequence ATGCCCGAATCCGTCTTTCTCCTGCGCGCGCCCCTGCCCCCCGGGTCGCCAGACGAAACCGCGCGCCGCCTGCTGGAGGCCCTCAGTTTTCGGCCCGCGCCGGGCTCCCGCGTCCTGCTCAAGCCGAATCTCGTGGCCCCGCGCAACGCCCGCCTCTCCTGCACGAGCCCGGCCGTGGTCCGGGCCGTGTGCGCCGCGCTCCTCGACCTGGGGCTCACAATCACCCTGGCCGACTCCCCGGCCTTCGGCTCCGCCGCCCAGGTCGCCCGCGCCGCCGGGCTGGATGAAGCCGTTCGGTCCCTGGGCCTGAAGGTGCGCTCCCTGCGCCGCCCCGCACCCCTGCGCCTGTCCTTCGGCGGGAGCATCGGCCTGTCCCGCGACGCCCTGGAACAGGACGCCATCCTCAATCTGCCCCGGCTCAAGGCCCACGCCCAGATGCGGGTCACGGCCTCGGTGAAGAACCTCTTCGGCTGCGTGACCGGCTGTCGCAAGGCCCTGGCCCACGCCCGCATCGGCGACACCGGCGACCTCTTCGCCCGGCTCATCGCCGAGGTCATGCTCGCCCTGCCGCCGGTGGCCACGATCCTGGACGCCGTGGTGCCCATGCACCGCACCGGCCCGATCAAGGGCGACCCCTTCCCCCTGGGCCTGCTGGCCGCCTCGGCCGATCCCGTGGCCCTGGACACCGCCGTCTACGGACTCCTGGGCCTCTCCCCCGAACGCGTGCCGCTCTGGGCCGAATGCCGCCGCCGGGGGCTGCCCGGCGCGGACCCGGCGCACATCGTCTTCCCCCTGGAGCAACCGGACGCCTTCGACGCCTCCGGCTTTCTCCTGCCCGATCCCCTGGAGCCCATCGAGTTCAAGCCCCTGCGGCTCATCCGGGGTCGCCTGAAGAGCCTCCTCGGGCGCTGA
- a CDS encoding class I SAM-dependent rRNA methyltransferase, which produces MKTLLLKKNEDRRVREGHCWIFSNEVDTTKTPLKAFEPGECARVEAAGGRPLGLATINPGALICGRLVSREARDRLDPDFFRERVRTALELRERCFDKPFYRLVFSESDFLPGLIVDRFGGLLSVQFLTAGMERVREAVLEALRDVVRPSGILLKNDSRSRELEGLPKEVVTAWGDVPETLGIEENGTRFAVSPASGQKTGWYYDMRANRASLLPFAAGKRVLDAFCYAGALGVAAARAGAEAVTCLDASGPALEAVARNAALNDVAERVECVKADAFEALSEMLDQGRRFDLVSLDPPAFIQRRKDVETGTAAYRKANRLALGLVEHGGLLLTCSCSQHLSRDDLRRVLQRAAQEARVRVRIIRQGHQDMDHPVHPAMPETDYLKGFLVQVLRD; this is translated from the coding sequence ATGAAAACGCTTCTGCTGAAAAAGAATGAGGACCGCCGGGTTCGCGAGGGCCACTGCTGGATATTCAGCAACGAGGTGGACACGACCAAGACGCCGCTGAAGGCCTTCGAGCCGGGCGAGTGCGCCCGGGTGGAAGCCGCCGGGGGCCGCCCCCTTGGACTGGCCACGATCAACCCCGGGGCCCTCATCTGCGGGCGTCTCGTCAGCCGGGAGGCCCGCGACCGCCTGGACCCGGATTTCTTCCGGGAACGCGTGCGGACCGCCCTGGAGCTGCGTGAGCGCTGCTTCGACAAGCCCTTCTACCGGCTCGTGTTCAGCGAGTCCGACTTCCTGCCAGGGCTCATCGTGGACCGCTTCGGCGGCCTGCTCTCGGTCCAGTTTCTCACGGCGGGCATGGAACGCGTCCGCGAGGCCGTTCTGGAAGCCCTGCGCGACGTGGTCCGGCCCTCGGGCATCCTGCTCAAGAACGACTCGCGCTCCCGGGAGCTGGAGGGCCTGCCCAAGGAGGTGGTCACGGCCTGGGGCGACGTGCCGGAAACCCTGGGAATCGAGGAAAACGGCACTCGTTTCGCCGTGTCCCCGGCCTCGGGGCAGAAGACCGGCTGGTACTACGACATGCGCGCCAACCGGGCCTCTCTGCTCCCCTTCGCGGCCGGGAAACGGGTTCTAGACGCCTTCTGCTACGCCGGAGCCCTGGGTGTCGCCGCGGCCCGGGCCGGAGCCGAGGCCGTGACCTGCCTGGACGCCTCGGGACCGGCCCTGGAGGCCGTGGCCCGCAACGCCGCGCTCAACGACGTGGCCGAGCGGGTGGAATGCGTGAAGGCCGATGCCTTCGAGGCCCTGTCGGAAATGCTGGACCAGGGGCGGCGCTTCGATCTCGTCAGCCTGGACCCCCCCGCCTTCATCCAGCGCCGCAAGGACGTGGAGACCGGCACGGCGGCCTACCGTAAGGCCAACCGCCTGGCTCTGGGCCTGGTGGAGCACGGCGGATTGCTCCTGACCTGCTCTTGCTCCCAGCACCTCTCCCGCGACGATCTGCGCCGGGTGCTCCAGCGCGCGGCCCAGGAGGCCCGGGTGCGGGTGCGGATCATCCGCCAGGGCCACCAGGACATGGACCATCCGGTGCATCCGGCCATGCCCGAAACCGACTACCTGAAGGGCTTCCTGGTCCAGGTGCTGCGCGACTGA
- the cysQ gene encoding 3'(2'),5'-bisphosphate nucleotidase CysQ: MNSLFDPLCALARRAGKAIMEVRARGFHVEYKADHSPLTEADKASQAVLAEGLAALLPEVPVLSEEGRDISYAERRVWSRFLLVDPLDGTKEFVKELGEFCVCVALMRDGYPELGVVHAPVRDRTWCGGAGLGAFRRDGDGPAEAVTVREPDPSGLVAVASRSHNTPDLDAYLETLPVRERINAGSAIKFCLVAEGSADIYARFGPTMEWDTAAGQAVVEGAGGTMTLHDGRRFFYNKESLLNPGFLVLGRRTPPASR, translated from the coding sequence ATGAATTCCCTGTTCGATCCGTTGTGCGCGCTGGCCCGCCGGGCGGGAAAGGCCATCATGGAGGTCCGCGCCCGAGGTTTCCACGTGGAGTACAAGGCCGACCACTCGCCGCTCACCGAAGCCGACAAGGCATCCCAGGCCGTGCTGGCCGAGGGTCTGGCGGCCCTGCTGCCGGAGGTGCCGGTGCTCTCCGAGGAGGGCCGGGACATTTCCTACGCCGAACGCCGCGTCTGGAGCCGGTTCCTGCTCGTGGACCCGCTGGACGGAACCAAGGAATTCGTCAAGGAGTTGGGGGAATTCTGCGTCTGCGTGGCGCTCATGCGCGACGGTTACCCGGAATTGGGCGTGGTTCACGCCCCGGTGCGGGACCGGACCTGGTGCGGCGGCGCTGGCCTGGGGGCCTTCCGCCGCGACGGCGACGGCCCGGCCGAGGCCGTGACCGTACGCGAACCCGATCCGTCTGGACTGGTGGCCGTGGCCAGCCGCTCGCACAACACGCCCGACCTGGACGCCTACCTGGAGACGCTGCCTGTGCGCGAGCGCATCAATGCCGGGTCGGCCATCAAGTTCTGTCTGGTGGCCGAGGGCTCGGCCGACATCTACGCCCGCTTCGGGCCGACCATGGAGTGGGACACGGCCGCCGGGCAGGCCGTGGTCGAGGGTGCGGGCGGGACCATGACCCTCCATGACGGCCGCCGCTTCTTCTACAACAAGGAATCCCTGCTCAATCCAGGGTTTCTCGTGCTCGGGCGTCGTACTCCGCCCGCGTCCCGCTGA
- a CDS encoding sulfite exporter TauE/SafE family protein, producing the protein MAEPRGPARITGGKPGHVGWRTATALCVCLPAVVLAAAPELPRVLGGANSPFVPQPEIPGLFILTLLLGFFGGAVSAASGACGGFLAVPALMGLGLRGVLAAGSELLALSLFGLLGGLDHLRSGKLHGRLALFLSLGSILGAAGGAFLTVRLYLDDPDRSDLFMALAQVLTLGVLAALAVSDLLRHLRGGAVKKAPPQDEDQPRRRGSKDIGDERGKAAEKPLEAEPSAGPTGFLALLRKPADPSQGAVSALIPLGLGIFSGFLLAAAGSCGGAPGLPVLLDILGFAPAPAVGAEMLQTGLSAGVATAFYASGGLLIYTAASGLLLGLLSGLRLSKPVIRFIDAGNLKGFILAVVLAVLCNRLLTLPAILRRAGLVALPAGLDGPLQAAAGFLVFMVPLAFTLWVLITLFSNLGALRRGAGITGPRARPLLLSALFTALALVLLSGMTLAPANDGDALMDAVDGRLLSRLKAQGPHTGDLEGRLKALDGQALRLDLAFTNQRQAAAVAAIIAGYGFNVAPSRNRVQVPYLDTKYFALQALADAEAIYRREGQAVLTGLGLPERPALHELWRLCRTLEAELARNRMDESAVLYRRLLAEVLEPAYNLEHVRPQTGPLGWTLFPAGFCALAALGLLWRAGGNLLLTGLGVAFLRDPVVPVPPPAEEPGGQPTPKPHPPAKSEAPKTPAPTLETEAQSVPQAEAPTPKPKAEAPMKPAAPEVQPSTKAAAPPAAEAVPPKQAKSVAAQAAAEQAAAPKAKPVAQTKAEPKRPETATATKASKKPATKPAPPTEATVARPAKKPGS; encoded by the coding sequence ATGGCCGAACCACGAGGACCGGCACGAATCACCGGCGGAAAGCCGGGGCATGTCGGCTGGCGGACGGCGACCGCTCTCTGCGTCTGCCTGCCCGCCGTGGTTCTGGCCGCCGCGCCGGAGCTGCCCCGGGTTCTCGGCGGGGCGAATTCCCCTTTCGTTCCGCAGCCGGAAATCCCCGGCCTCTTCATCCTGACCCTGCTCCTGGGCTTTTTCGGCGGCGCGGTGTCCGCCGCCTCAGGCGCCTGCGGGGGCTTCCTGGCCGTGCCCGCGCTCATGGGCCTGGGCCTGCGCGGCGTCCTTGCCGCGGGCAGCGAACTGCTGGCCCTCAGCCTCTTCGGCCTGCTCGGAGGCCTGGACCACCTGCGATCCGGCAAGCTCCACGGCCGCCTGGCACTGTTCCTGAGCCTGGGATCGATCCTGGGCGCGGCGGGCGGGGCCTTTCTCACGGTTCGGCTCTACCTGGACGATCCCGACCGAAGCGACCTGTTCATGGCCCTGGCGCAGGTTCTCACCCTGGGAGTTCTGGCCGCGCTGGCCGTTAGCGACCTGTTGCGCCACCTGCGCGGCGGCGCGGTGAAGAAGGCCCCGCCACAGGACGAGGACCAGCCCCGGCGGCGCGGATCCAAGGACATCGGGGACGAACGCGGCAAGGCGGCGGAGAAGCCCCTGGAGGCGGAACCATCAGCCGGACCGACGGGCTTCCTGGCCCTGCTTCGGAAGCCGGCCGATCCCTCCCAGGGCGCGGTCTCGGCCCTCATTCCCCTGGGTCTGGGTATCTTCTCCGGCTTTCTCCTGGCCGCCGCAGGATCCTGCGGCGGGGCACCGGGCCTGCCCGTGCTGCTGGACATCCTAGGCTTCGCCCCGGCCCCGGCAGTGGGAGCGGAGATGCTCCAGACCGGCCTGTCCGCCGGGGTCGCCACGGCCTTTTACGCCTCCGGCGGCCTGCTGATCTACACCGCTGCCTCCGGTCTGCTTCTGGGGCTGCTCTCCGGGCTGCGGCTGTCCAAACCGGTGATCCGCTTCATCGACGCGGGCAATCTCAAGGGCTTCATCCTGGCCGTGGTTCTGGCCGTGCTCTGCAACCGGCTGCTGACCCTGCCCGCGATCCTGCGCCGCGCGGGCCTCGTGGCCTTGCCCGCCGGGTTGGACGGCCCGCTCCAGGCCGCCGCCGGATTCCTCGTCTTCATGGTGCCGCTGGCCTTCACCCTCTGGGTCCTGATCACCCTCTTCAGCAACCTCGGGGCCCTGCGGCGCGGCGCGGGGATCACCGGCCCCCGGGCCAGGCCCCTGCTCCTGTCGGCGCTGTTCACTGCTCTGGCCCTGGTTCTGCTCTCCGGCATGACCCTGGCCCCGGCGAACGACGGCGATGCACTCATGGACGCCGTGGACGGGCGACTCCTCTCCCGGCTCAAGGCCCAAGGCCCCCACACCGGTGATCTGGAGGGTCGACTCAAGGCCCTGGACGGCCAGGCTCTGCGCCTGGACCTGGCCTTCACGAACCAGCGCCAGGCAGCGGCCGTCGCCGCGATCATCGCCGGATACGGATTCAACGTGGCCCCGTCCCGCAACCGTGTCCAGGTGCCCTACCTGGACACCAAGTACTTCGCCCTCCAGGCCCTGGCGGACGCCGAGGCCATCTATCGCCGCGAGGGACAGGCCGTGCTCACGGGGCTCGGACTGCCGGAACGGCCGGCCCTGCATGAACTCTGGCGGCTCTGCCGGACCCTGGAGGCGGAACTGGCCCGCAACCGCATGGACGAATCGGCCGTCCTCTATCGGCGGCTCCTGGCCGAGGTCCTGGAACCGGCCTACAATCTGGAGCATGTGCGGCCCCAGACCGGCCCGCTGGGTTGGACCCTGTTCCCGGCCGGATTCTGCGCCCTGGCGGCCCTGGGCCTGCTCTGGCGCGCCGGGGGCAACCTCCTGCTCACCGGCCTGGGCGTGGCCTTCCTGCGCGATCCGGTGGTTCCGGTCCCGCCTCCAGCCGAAGAACCCGGCGGACAGCCCACGCCCAAGCCCCACCCTCCGGCCAAGAGCGAGGCTCCAAAGACACCAGCGCCAACACTCGAGACGGAAGCCCAATCCGTGCCCCAGGCTGAAGCGCCGACTCCCAAGCCGAAGGCTGAAGCCCCGATGAAACCCGCCGCGCCCGAGGTTCAGCCCTCCACCAAGGCGGCCGCCCCGCCCGCGGCCGAGGCTGTTCCTCCGAAGCAGGCCAAATCCGTTGCGGCCCAAGCCGCCGCCGAACAAGCGGCCGCGCCCAAGGCCAAGCCCGTCGCCCAGACCAAGGCCGAACCGAAGCGGCCCGAAACCGCGACCGCCACCAAGGCGTCCAAGAAACCCGCCACGAAACCCGCGCCACCCACCGAGGCAACGGTCGCGCGTCCCGCCAAGAAACCCGGTTCCTGA
- the hypF gene encoding carbamoyltransferase HypF: protein MNGVVRRKLTVSGQVQGVGFRPFVFRLAAEHGLTGLTRNTPEGVVVEIQGRLEAVESFALDLRGKLPPLARIVSLSSEDMEALADETAFIIAESAPGEGHNVLISPDTATCPDCLREMFDPADRRYLYPFTNCTNCGPRWTITRSIPYDRPFTSMACFPMCPECGREYHDPADRRFHAQPNACPVCGPKVRLTDRAGGLLAEGPEALTILARELAAGRIAAIKGLGGFHLSCDACDAASTAELRRRKHRPAKPLAIMVPDLDTARRLVRISPEEEPWLTGIQRPILLLPRAEGAPLSPDIAPDTDFVGLMLPYTPLHHVLLRHYAEAIGPGRVPALVMTSGNLSSAPICLGNREALRRLGDIADVFLLHDRDILVRTDDSVMRLHPDTAKPLFMRRARGFTPSPVFLAQDGPTALGVGPELKATLTLTKGAAAFVSQHIGDMENLETLGFHREVLAHLEDVLRVTPEIVVHDPHPDYMTTTLAAEIAAERGLPLAALQHHYAHIHAVLAENRHEEAALGLALDGTGYGEDRTIWGGECLYVDPSELEHQRLAHFSTFRLPGGEAAVREPWRIAQALLWELGLREPEPWWPWRAAFGPASDFLPQLLERGVNCPITTSCGRLFDGVSAMLGLCPAISYEGQAAILLEKIQDLSETEAYPCPMLADDDPAVLDTLTLFRHVLDDLRAGVPVPSIARRFHLGLAQGLADLAAGFAGVLGVPFVGLSGGVMQNLTLAVELPRALWERGLEPLVHTQVPPNDACISLGQAVYGRRLLQLGKI from the coding sequence ATGAACGGCGTCGTACGCAGAAAACTCACCGTCAGCGGCCAAGTCCAGGGCGTGGGCTTCCGGCCCTTCGTCTTCCGCCTGGCCGCCGAACACGGGCTCACCGGCCTGACCCGCAACACGCCCGAGGGCGTGGTCGTGGAAATCCAGGGCCGCCTCGAGGCCGTGGAGTCCTTCGCCCTGGATCTGCGCGGGAAGCTGCCGCCGCTGGCGCGCATCGTCTCTCTCTCCAGCGAGGACATGGAGGCTCTGGCCGACGAGACGGCCTTCATCATCGCCGAAAGCGCGCCGGGCGAGGGCCACAACGTGCTCATCAGCCCGGACACCGCCACCTGCCCGGATTGCCTGCGCGAAATGTTCGACCCGGCCGACCGCCGCTACCTTTACCCCTTCACCAACTGCACCAACTGCGGCCCGCGCTGGACCATCACCCGCTCCATTCCCTATGACCGACCCTTCACCTCCATGGCCTGCTTTCCCATGTGCCCGGAGTGCGGACGCGAGTACCACGACCCGGCCGACCGCCGCTTCCATGCCCAGCCCAACGCCTGCCCGGTCTGCGGCCCCAAGGTCCGGCTCACCGACCGCGCGGGCGGCTTGCTGGCCGAGGGCCCCGAAGCCCTGACCATCCTGGCCCGCGAATTGGCGGCCGGGCGCATCGCGGCCATCAAGGGCCTGGGCGGCTTCCACCTCTCCTGCGACGCCTGCGACGCGGCCTCCACCGCCGAACTGCGCCGCCGCAAGCACCGCCCGGCCAAGCCACTGGCGATCATGGTCCCGGACCTGGACACAGCCCGCCGCCTGGTGCGCATCTCGCCGGAAGAAGAACCCTGGCTCACCGGCATCCAGCGGCCCATCCTGCTCCTGCCCCGCGCCGAAGGCGCGCCGCTCTCCCCGGACATCGCGCCGGACACGGATTTCGTGGGCCTCATGCTGCCCTACACGCCTCTGCACCACGTCCTGCTGCGCCACTATGCCGAGGCCATCGGCCCCGGCCGCGTCCCGGCCCTGGTCATGACCTCCGGCAACCTCTCCTCCGCGCCCATCTGCCTGGGCAACCGCGAGGCGTTGCGCCGTCTTGGAGACATTGCCGACGTCTTCCTCCTGCACGACCGGGACATCCTCGTGCGCACCGACGACTCGGTCATGCGCCTGCACCCGGACACGGCCAAGCCGCTCTTCATGCGCCGGGCGCGCGGCTTCACGCCCTCGCCGGTGTTCCTGGCCCAGGACGGCCCCACGGCCCTGGGAGTCGGCCCGGAACTCAAGGCCACCCTGACCCTGACCAAGGGCGCGGCGGCCTTCGTCAGCCAGCACATCGGAGACATGGAAAACCTGGAGACCCTGGGATTCCACCGCGAGGTTCTGGCCCACCTGGAGGACGTGTTGCGCGTCACCCCGGAAATCGTGGTCCACGACCCGCACCCGGACTACATGACCACCACCCTGGCTGCCGAAATCGCGGCCGAGCGCGGGCTGCCCCTGGCCGCCCTCCAGCACCACTACGCCCACATCCACGCCGTGCTGGCCGAGAACCGCCACGAGGAGGCCGCCCTGGGTCTGGCTCTGGACGGCACGGGCTACGGTGAGGACCGGACCATCTGGGGCGGGGAATGCCTCTACGTGGACCCCTCGGAGCTGGAGCACCAGCGCCTGGCCCACTTCTCGACCTTCCGCCTGCCCGGCGGCGAGGCCGCCGTGCGCGAGCCCTGGCGCATCGCCCAGGCCCTGCTCTGGGAACTGGGCCTGCGCGAGCCCGAACCCTGGTGGCCCTGGCGCGCGGCCTTCGGCCCGGCCAGCGATTTCCTGCCCCAGCTCCTGGAACGCGGGGTGAACTGCCCGATCACCACCAGCTGCGGCCGCCTCTTCGATGGCGTCTCGGCCATGCTCGGCCTCTGCCCGGCCATCAGCTACGAGGGCCAGGCCGCCATCCTCCTGGAGAAGATCCAGGACCTCTCCGAGACCGAGGCCTACCCCTGCCCCATGCTGGCCGACGACGACCCGGCCGTGCTGGACACCCTGACCCTCTTCCGCCACGTCCTGGACGACCTCCGCGCGGGCGTGCCGGTCCCGAGCATCGCCCGGCGTTTCCACCTGGGCCTCGCGCAGGGGTTGGCCGACTTGGCCGCCGGGTTCGCCGGGGTTCTCGGCGTACCCTTCGTGGGCCTCTCCGGCGGGGTCATGCAGAACCTGACCCTGGCCGTGGAACTGCCCCGGGCCCTCTGGGAGCGCGGCCTGGAGCCCCTGGTCCACACCCAGGTTCCGCCCAACGACGCCTGCATTTCCCTGGGCCAGGCCGTGTACGGCCGCCGTCTGCTGCAACTGGGGAAAATATAG